The Symphalangus syndactylus isolate Jambi chromosome 8, NHGRI_mSymSyn1-v2.1_pri, whole genome shotgun sequence genome includes a window with the following:
- the SNORC gene encoding protein SNORC isoform X1 — translation MLSFPAFLGPPVWLMGMDGPGLEWWSGEDNWGGLADDVPQEPVPTLWNEPAELPSGEGPVESTSPGREPVDTGPPAPTVAPGPEDSTAQERLDQDGGSLGPGAIAAIVIAALLATCVVLALVVVALRKFSAS, via the exons ATGTTGAGCTTTCCAGCATTTCTGGGGCCTCCTGTCTGGTTGATGGGGATGGATGGCCCAGGGTTGGAGTGGTGGTCAGGGGAAGACAACTGGGGTGGGCTGGCTG ATGATGTTCCACAGGAGCCCGTGCCCACGCTGTGGAACGAGCCGGCCGAGCTGCCGTCGGGAGAAGGCCCCGTGGAGAGCACCAGCCCCGGCCGGGAGCCCGTGGACACcggtcccccagcccccaccgtTGCGCCAGGACCCGAGGACAGCACCGCGCAGGAGCGGCTGGACCAGGACGGCG GGTCGCTGGGGCCCGGCGCCATCGCGGCCATCGTGATCGCCGCCCTGCTGGCCACTTGCGTGGTGCTGGCGCTCGTGGTCGTCGCGCTGAGAAAGTTTTCCGCCTCCTGA
- the SNORC gene encoding protein SNORC isoform X2 — protein MASCLALLLLVSGVLAPAVLTDDVPQEPVPTLWNEPAELPSGEGPVESTSPGREPVDTGPPAPTVAPGPEDSTAQERLDQDGGSLGPGAIAAIVIAALLATCVVLALVVVALRKFSAS, from the exons ATGGCATCCTGTCTGGCCCTGCTGCTGCTGGTCTCCGGGGTTCTGGCCCCTGCGGTGCTCACAG ATGATGTTCCACAGGAGCCCGTGCCCACGCTGTGGAACGAGCCGGCCGAGCTGCCGTCGGGAGAAGGCCCCGTGGAGAGCACCAGCCCCGGCCGGGAGCCCGTGGACACcggtcccccagcccccaccgtTGCGCCAGGACCCGAGGACAGCACCGCGCAGGAGCGGCTGGACCAGGACGGCG GGTCGCTGGGGCCCGGCGCCATCGCGGCCATCGTGATCGCCGCCCTGCTGGCCACTTGCGTGGTGCTGGCGCTCGTGGTCGTCGCGCTGAGAAAGTTTTCCGCCTCCTGA